The Rosa rugosa chromosome 3, drRosRugo1.1, whole genome shotgun sequence sequence GAACCCTACTCAAGTACCCAGCTCTGTTTGAGCCTTTTGGAGTAGGTATTGGATTGCAGAGTAGTCAATATACAAAATTTGCCACGTATACAAATTGTGGAATATTAAATTGGCAAAAAGCCCATTAGCCACCCATGATCGGTGAATGCTGCATGACAAGGCACCAATCCAACAAAATGGTGACAAACTGTTGGGTAACACACACCAACCCCAATCAGTGGGCTGAATCGGTGCTCACAAGCCCATTTTCTAGTAGTGTTAGTAGTTTTACAATCATTGAACAGAAAAAATTGAGAGGCATCAAACCTTTCCAGAGCTTGATCTTGACGCTAACCAGAAAATGGTGCGCTTCTTGCTTCAGATCAGGGCCAAACTCCAGAGCCTCACTAACCTTCAGCCCCAAGGAGGCTGCAAGGACCCCGACTTTACCTACCTCTTCAAGGTGAATTTCAAGAGTTTGCTTCTACTCCTATTAACCTCCTCAAGTCCTACTCTGATTcgattcttttctttctttttcttttttgtaacAACTCCTGTCGACGtttgttttttaaatttctAAAGCAGCTCGTCACTGATCTCCTGAGCTCAATATATAGTCTTTTCTTTTTGTCCTCCCTATAACATTATCCGGTCATTCTACTTTTGTAGCTGAAATGTGAGGGCTGCGGAGAGCTAAGCGAGAAAGAAGCTGGTGTGAGATTGAACCTGGGAAAACGCAAGGGTGCCCCTGATCTTGTTCGGAAGGTAATCCCTCTTCTTCTCTAGGTTTCAAGAAGTAAAGATGTTATTAGAGTATTTACAGTATGTATTTTGGTTTGGAATTTCCCATTCTTAGTTTTGGTTTTGTCCCCAGCTGGGACTTGAGGTCGATCTCTGGTTTCCCTTCTTTTGTGACATGTGCATCGTCCATCAGTACTTTGGTGGCCATAACATCACTGCATCGGTTCCTTCCTTTTTATGTTTTATACTTTAATTGTTGAACGcatattttttttggtgaagTTTTGCCGTGGATAATAAGGTAGGTGTCTGCACCTTTTTTCCTTGTAGTGCAAGTTTTGTGAGAGGGAAGGGAGTGTGAGAATGATGCCAGAACATAATAGACCCCTGACCCAGACAGGGGTTTATTGCCCCTTGATGATGTTCGACTGCAAGGGTTATGAGCCTGTGGATTTCGTTTTCAGTGGTGGGTGGAAGGTTGAATCTGTAAGTGTCTTCTACTCTTCTTCACACAGGCACTTCCTATTTTGTTGTGGCATTTCACATTTATAGAATGTTAGAACACTGAATCTATCTCTTAGAACGTCGACTTAATCTAGTGTTCGTTTCTGTAGGTGGCAGGGACAACTTTTGACAATGTTGACTTATCGAAGGGGAAGTTTGCTGAGTACGATGAGAGGGGAGAGCGTCCAGTTAAGATTTCCAATCTCCATGCTACTTTTACTGTTCTTAGGCCTGGATATACATGTAGGTGGTAAGTGCAGCTAACAAGTGTACGTTTAATTTGCGAAGAAATTGGAAACCTCTCGACTGTTTTTTTGTAATGTGGCCGGGGAGAAATTTGTCAGTAGCAAGATGGTAATCTTGAACATTAACGTTGCCATGGATGTTAAATATGCTTTCGCACATTAATTGTTCAGTTTTGAAAAATCTCATATCTGATTATGGATGTCATTGTCTAATCTTGAATTAGTCTGAAAATATTCCTAATTGCTTATGTCGACTTGTATATTTTGGTGAGATGGAATCCTACCAAactcttcatatatatatatacggttATACCTATAAAAAGTATGGCAACTCATGAATTTGTAGTCGGCCAGTAACAATTTGAAGCGAGCTGTTTGTACGTATGCGGTTAAAGACAAGCTCTACTCATTGATCGAGTAAGAAGGTGATCCTTCAGTTGTTAAAACTTTCAGGCATGTTTATTCAAAAAGTACATGAATAGCATGCATTTCTTGGCACTCACCCTTTCACTCTAGTTCTTCATCTTTTCTTTCACTTCTCATTTTCTCTAGTCGTCACCGAATGTTTTTTTTTCACCTACACCGAGGAAGTTGGCGTACGTCGGGAGAGGCCTTAGATCCATTTTCTTCTTATCTTTTCTACATCATTTGATTCACTCATCATTCCTCCGAATTGACCTTCTCTCTTTCCCTTGCATGTGTGCATACGTTCAATGCATGAATTGACCATTAATTTTTTCCAAATTGACCTTCTAGCTATCTTTCCCCTGATATATATaccatttttccaaattgaCCTCCTATCTTTCCCTTGTCTGTAAATATTTCTCATATTCAATGATTGGTATCCAAAACGTACGGACACGATACAGCACAGCACTCAGCACCAGTAATTTTTTAGGCGTATTTCATAGCTCTTCCAAAAAACGGCTACCATACATTATACAGTTATcatttaattttgaattttgaattttacCAAACAAGTACTGAAGTACACATACACGCAACAACTATTTCTATTACTCGCAGAGCTTCGTTGGGAATTACCGACCTTTGCCTTGCCTAAAATTTCACGGCGCAAACGCAATAGATACTCCCCGACAGAGCCAACCCAACCCCCTCACTCGCATCGTGCAACTTCCCAGATTCCACCAACAATCAAATCCCACCTCAAATTACAGATGTAAACTCATCACACAAATAGGCCATGCTCTCTGCGCTATACTCCCCTCTTTCAAAACCTCTCATCATTTGAGCTTATTGGTCACGCACCTTTCGCCTTTCCAGTCTCCCAAGTCTTCTCTGCGTGGCGCCATCCTCGTTTTGATCACCACCCTTCTCTGTTTCCTCCGTATTTGTTGGCGCAATTCAAGCTCTCAGGGATCCAAAGTCTTCTCTAATCTTCACCAATTCGGCAGCTTCCAACCTTCAAACAAACTCACATGGTACGTTATACTTTTTCATGAGCCAAGCAAAACGATTTCAATCCGAGATCTTAGTTTAGATTCTTGATACACAGTCTCTGTTTAGGGAAAAACCCATGTGCTAAAAGTAGATTTGGGGTACTCTAGTATTAGTTTCAGATCTATCCCCAGTTCATTTCTACTTACGAAAACTAAGAGATTCAGATTCCAACATAGTTGAGTTCGAGTCAACTTTACCGTTAGTGATGCAAGATTGTCAATTTTGAGCTACACCAAAGTCAATAGGTGTTCCTAGTTTTGAGAATTGGAGTTACTTTGTAGAAATCACTTGGTTTCTGGTGTATATTTTGTGTTTCAATTCAAGATGCAATCAAGGGTTGTGCCATTAGAGGAAGGCAAGGACCCGGGAGTTAGTACTAGCAGGACGAACCAAACCAAGGCGTTGCCGATTCGGATGCTTCAGTTATTTGTGCTGTTTCTGGCTTTCTGTATCACTTTCTCAGTGATTAGTATATACACCATTCGGCATTTTGGGATTAGTAACGTGATGACTTCAGTCACGTCCTCTGTCCAGCCATGTTTTGAGGAACCAACTGGTTTGGATAGATGGATTAAGCCGCCATCGAATTTGATGCACACTATGAATGACGAAGAACTGTTGTGGAGGGCTTCTTTGTCGTCTAGGAGAAAGAACTATCCTTTTGAGAGAGTTCCGAAGATTGCGCTTATGTTCTTGACTAAGGGGCCTTTGCCTCTGGCACCAATTTGGGAGAGGTTTCTGAAGGGGCATGAAGGATTTTATTCAGTCTATGTTCATTCACTGCCATCATTTCAGCCTCATTTTCCACCTTC is a genomic window containing:
- the LOC133735515 gene encoding uncharacterized protein LOC133735515, producing the protein MVRFLLQIRAKLQSLTNLQPQGGCKDPDFTYLFKLKCEGCGELSEKEAGVRLNLGKRKGAPDLVRKCKFCEREGSVRMMPEHNRPLTQTGVYCPLMMFDCKGYEPVDFVFSGGWKVESVAGTTFDNVDLSKGKFAEYDERGERPVKISNLHATFTVLRPGYTCRW